The Geotoga petraea genomic sequence CTGAGCCAGGATCAAACCCTTCTTCCAGTCCTTTTCCTGTCTTCTCAGTCTTTCACTGTCTTCTTCCTTGTTCCTTTTCTTCCTTGGCTTGGCCTCTATCCACTTGTCAAAGAGCTTCTCTTCATTCTTCTATTTTGTTTCGCTTTTAAATTTTCTTTTGGCTACGAAAGCCGAAGTTAATACTATCACATTATCCCTATTTTTGTCAATTGCTTTGTTGTTAACTATTCCTTTCTTGTTCCTTAACCTCTTCCACCTTTTCAGGTGTGCATTTGTTTTTTGTTTATCTTAACTTTACTTTAACCATAGTGCTTTTATCTTGTTATATTATAATATTATGAAAAAGGAGTGTTTAAGTTGTTTATAAATTTTGAATATTATAGAAAACAAATTAAAGATAAAATTATAAAAGCGAATTTAATTATAAATTCTGAAGTTAAGGTTTACCTTGAAACATATAAAGGTCCCTTCTCGAAAGTTTTAAATGATAATTATAAGATTTCCAAAATAAAAAATATACCTTTATGTCAAGATACTGGAATTGTAGAATTTTTTTTATTTCTAAACAAAGATGATTATTTCAATATTGATATACAAGGTTTTTTGGACTCTTTAGTTAAGGAAATATATTCAGAGAATAATTTCAGATTTTCCACTTTAAGAGATCCTTACATGAAAAGAAAAAACACTTTTGATAATCTCCCTTCTATGATAAATATTATACCAACTAAAGAAAAATCAAATTTATCATTTCTTATAAAAGGTGGTGGAAGTGAAAATCTATCTTTTTTAAAAATGCTCAAGCCGACGATTTCAAAAAATGACCTTATAAATGAAGTTTTAAAACATATTCAATTAAATGGGTCAAGAGCGTGCCCTCCTTTAGTAATAGGTGTTGGACTTGGGGGAACAGCAGAAAAAGCTGTTTTAAACTCTAAGATATCTCTTTTAAAGAATTTTAATGATTACAATAAAGATGAAGATTATAAAAACTTAGAGAAAAATTTGGAAACTAAAATTAATAATTTGAATATTGGTGTACAGGGTTTAAAAGAAGGGAAAACTACACTTTCTACAAAAATTACAGTTATGCCTTCTCACATAGCCTCGCTATCTTTAGCAATTTCAGTTGATTGTTATTTGAATAGAAAAGGAGTTGTTTATTTTGAAGCATAACTTATCAGTTGGTGACTTTTTTGAATATAGTGGAGAACTAATAATAATGAGAGATGCTGCTCATAATAAAATTAAACAACTTTTTGATGATAATAGCTCATTACCTATTGATTTTAAAGATAAGAT encodes the following:
- a CDS encoding fumarate hydratase, which produces MFINFEYYRKQIKDKIIKANLIINSEVKVYLETYKGPFSKVLNDNYKISKIKNIPLCQDTGIVEFFLFLNKDDYFNIDIQGFLDSLVKEIYSENNFRFSTLRDPYMKRKNTFDNLPSMINIIPTKEKSNLSFLIKGGGSENLSFLKMLKPTISKNDLINEVLKHIQLNGSRACPPLVIGVGLGGTAEKAVLNSKISLLKNFNDYNKDEDYKNLEKNLETKINNLNIGVQGLKEGKTTLSTKITVMPSHIASLSLAISVDCYLNRKGVVYFEA